tgatgatgaaaaatttgtCGAAACCGATTCGATCATCGTTGAGAATAGAATCGATCGATGTATCGGATTTTGAGCTGCCTGCCCATTCGCAAACACTTCATGAGGGCATCGCAATTAGCTGGCAGAAGTGGAaagtataatttaaaatattcgaGCCAGAACAGCGTAGCGATGAGATCACGATATCACTTGACCAAAAATTGGAGAAAATTGCCTTTAACAAAGTAGATATAGTTGTTATTGTAATGTAATAGTCATAATTTATTTGgttacttaatttttttttgcaactttcactcaattatttcaatgatattttttgtttgaccaGGCCGCCTAAGGCCTCGCCGTGTGGGGAGCCCcgaaaaaagctgtttagtaGCAAAAACTGAATGAATTAACCTAGAAATGGGCCAGAAAAGCGTAGCTTTAACCCTCCCCGTATGCTAGAGGGGCCCCGAAGTGTATCACCCCCCGTTCAACAGTTATGAAATATGTTcagggcagcccgttaaggatgttatcgggcagcccgttaaggatgttatcgggcagcccgttaaggatgttatcgggcagcccgttaaggatgttatcgggcagcccgttaaggatgttatcgggcagcccgttaaggatgttatcgggcagcccgttaaggatgttatcgggcagcccgttaaggatgttatcgggcagcccgttaaggatgttatcgggcagcccgttaaggatgttatcgggcagcccgttaaggatgttatcgggcagcccgttaaggatgttatcgggcagcccgttaaggatgtttccgggcagcccgttaaggatgtttccgggcagcccgttaaggatgtttcCGGGCAGTCCGTTAAGGATGTTTCCGGGCAGTCCGTTAAGGATGTtttcgggcagcccgttaaggatgttatcgggcagcccgttaaggatgctgtcgggcagcccgttaaggatgctgtcgggcagcccgttaaggatgctgtcgggcagcccgttaaggatgctgtcgggcagcccgttaaggatgctgtcgggcagcccgttaaggatgctgtcgggcagcccgttaaggatgctgtcgggcagcccgttaaggatgctgtcgggcagcccgttaaggatgctgtcgggcagcccgttaaggatgctgtcgggcagcccgttaaggatgctgtcgggcagcccgttaaggatgctgtcgggcagcccgttaaggatgctgtcgggcagcccgttaaggatgctgtcgggcagcccgttaaggatgctgtcgggcagcccgttaaggatgctgtcgggcagcccgttaaggatgctgtcgggcagcccgttaaggatgctgtcgggcagcccgttaaggatgctgtcgggcagcccgttaaggatgctgtcgggcagcccgttaaggatgctgtcgggcagcccgttaaggatgctgtcgggcagcccgttaaggatgctgtcgggcagcccgttaaggatgctgtcgggcagcccgttaaggatgctgtcgggcagcccgttaaggatgctgtcgggcagcccgttaaggatgctgtcgggcagcccgttaaggatgctgtcgggcagcccgttaaggatgctgtcgggcagcccgttaaggatgctgtcgggcagcccgttaaggatgctgtcgggcagcccgttaaggatgctgtcgggcagcccgttaaggatgctgtcgggcagcccgttaaggatgctgtcgggcagcccgttaaggatgctgtcgggcagcccgttaaggatgctgtcgggcagcccgttaaggatgttatcgggcagcccgttaaggatgttatcgggcagcccgttaaggatgttatcgggcagcccgttaaggatgttatcgggcagcccgttaaggatgttatcgggcagcccgttaaggatgttatcgggcagcccgttaaggatgttatcgggcagcccgttaaggatgttatcgggcagcccgttaaggatgttatcgggcagcccgttaaggatgttatcgggcagcccgttaaggatgttatcgggcagcccgttaaggatgttatcgggcagcccgttaaggatgttatcgggcagcccgttaaggatgttatcgggcagcccgttaaggatgttatcgggcagcccgttaaggatgttatcgggcagcccgttaaggatgttatcgggcagcccgttaaggatgttatcgggcagcccgttaaggatgtttccgggcagcccgttaaggatgtttccgggcagcccgttaaggatgtttcCGGGCAGTCCGTTAAGGATGTTTCCGGGCAGtccgttaaggatgctgtcgggcagcccgttaaggatgctgtcgggcagcccgttaaggatgctgtcgggcagcccgttaaggatgctgtcgggcagcccgttaaggatgctgtcgggcagcccgttaaggatgctgtcgggcagcccgttaaggatgctgtcgggcagcccgttaaggatgctgtcgggcagcccgttaaggatgctgtcgggcagcccgttaaggatgctgtcgggcagcccgttaaggatgctgtcgggcagcccgttaaggatgctgtcgggcagcccgttaaggatgctgtcgggcagcccgttaaggatgctgtcgggcagcccgttaaggatgctgtcgggcagcccgttaaggatgctgtcgggcagcccgttaaggatgctgtcgggcagcccgttaaggatgctgtcgggcagcccgttaaggatgctgtcgggcagcccgttaaggatgctgtcgggcagcccgttaaggatgctgtcgggcagcccgttaaggatgctgtcgggcagcccgttaaggatgctgtcgggcagcccgttaaggatgctgtcgggcagcccgttaaggatgtttccgggcagcccgttaaggatgttatcgggcagcccgttaaggatgttatcgggcagcccgttaaggattgTTTACATCGCTTTTTTATACTAGCATGATTATAAACTTCAGGAGCGAACAGTCCAAACTCCATTTTAGTTATCTTTAATGCCTTGATTGACTTTAATACGAAATTTAGTCTTAGAACTTAATAACCGTACAAAGTTCCATCTCCATTGTGTATTCTATTGAACTTTGATGAAATTTACTTTCTTATAAGTCTTTGATGAATACTTATTCCAGAAGTCAGCTAATAATTCTGTATTAGAACAACTACTGTTGTAATAAAAGTATCTACTAGAAAAGTACTTGTATCACGTCATGTTTCGCGTATGTAATGTGTAGTGAGGTTTTCTTGCTTGAATTCATTCTTTACTGTTTTGCTTCGTCTTAATGTGTTGTCTTACTTACTCTTTTCTCAGATGATGCAAAACAATCTTATACAGTGTTTAACGACAACCCAGACCCTGTGTATTTAACAAGTTTGCATTGTTCCACGTgccctttttgtttgttcgttgtaTCCACCCGAATACCGAATCTCAAGCCATTCCGAAGTGAAGTTGTGCGAACGTTGTGTGGTGTGAATAATTGCGGAACagtaaaaaatcgaaatatatGTCCAACTACTTGTAATCAACAGTCctaaaaaacatacattacCACCAGCTCTCGTCACCCGCTTCATCTTCCAAACCACTACCAAACACCAACATCACCTTCACCTACCCGACCCGACCCGACCCACACCAAGTGCGCCCGTCCGGTTATGTCGTGTGGCCGCGTAGGAACGAACTGCTATGGCCGAAGATTTGGCTGATCAAATTGACGACTATATCTGTGTATTTGAAGGAGCCGGTGATCTAACGATGGATACGTTCGTAATGTTACTGTTCGCGCTGATCGTGGTAGTGATATCGCTCGTGTTTGCGACCAAACTGATCTACGACAAGTACGTGCTGCGCAAGGGCGCTACGACCAGCGGGACCGCCGATGGTGGCACCGTCCCCATCCCGGCCGGTACTGCGACCGGTGGTGTGTCGCCGGTAGCGGCAACGGGTGTGACCGCGGCAACGCGAGCCTCCGAACCGAAGGAGGTGCTCACCAAAAAGGTAAGTCAAAACATTAGGACAGCTCTTCTGCGTTCTTATTTATTGTTCAATTCCGCAATCCACCTACTTACTCAGTTCAATTACACTCCAATTACATTTACATTATCCAATCCTATCAAAGATGTAACACATTTCTCAAAATAGTATGTGCTTTAGGTTGTCTGGTGTCAGTAACATGACATGACAGCTGAAACTCAACAGTCAATAAAGTGCAATATTGAGATTTTTTAGATTGTCCATCTcaatttcttatttattcACTCATAGTTATCACGAATATTCTGGGTTCGCTATGAGTGccaacaaaacagacaaagaGGCTCAACATTACGACGTAAACAAAGTCTTACCAATGTCCTCTTCTCTTATTACAGGATGCCATTCTGTCCCAAGTTCGCAATGGCGGCAGTGGTGGTATGGGCGGTGGAGCAAGAACTGGTGGTGGGTTCGGTGGCGGAAGTATCGGTGCCGCTAGCGGTCCCACGATCGCCCGCAAACGCATTTCCCGCATGAGCCCTGGTCCCGAACTGACGCAGAAAAAGCGTCCGTTGATACCGCCATCAAACATTAATGGCACTGATCCGGTAAGTGTACTGCGTTAGATATTCACTTAATATTCACAAACTAATGACAATCTTTTTCACTCCCGCAGCAAATCACCCAGTGGGCTATCCATCTGTTCCGCTGGTTGTACTCGGACCTGGTGGTGGTGAACAAGCTGCTACAGGACTGGGTGTCCACCGTCAACACGGCACTACTGACGCACGTAGAGCAGCACGAAATGATTGTCGAAATTGTGCGCGTACTGCCGGAAAGTTTGCCGCCGAACCTGTCGAGCATCTTGTGCGAACcgaccgatcaatcgaacgaaGTCGAACTGCTGTTCGATGTCGATACTACCCCTGTTCTGCAGATCAAAGCGTTCAAGTCGAGTAACCAGAAAACCGAAGTGTCCCACTACAAGGCAACCGTCGCGCGATTGAAGTCCCGTGTTAGCGTCATCGTCAACTATTTCGCACTCAAGGGAGAAATGAAACTCGAAGGATATCCTGATGTAAGATTCCGATTGCTGGGAGGTTTCTTTATCTGTGTATATGTGTAAGCACTCTGGGCTTTTGTAGATAAAAATTCATCTAAACAGCATTGGACCACTGAAAACAGCAAACGCACAGGACGAAAAGAAACAGATCGATGTCATTACGGAGCTGCTGATCGGTTCGATCCGCGATGTAGTGTACCCGGTTGACTTCTCCATCTACTCCACCTGTCCGAGAATAATGGGCGAAGAGTCCGAAGAAGTCACTTCTGATTATGGCTACGGTGTAAGAATGTTAGCGTGGTATGCTGCCACAAAAAATATTCCTGAGAATTTTGTTCGCTATTGCAGGGCTACAGTGATGGATATCGCGCTTATCAAGATGATGCTTACGGTACCGGATTATCAGCATCCCCAAGGAAATTACTAGTCAAAGTGTTGAAAGCAGAGGGACTGTTGAAGGTGCGTCGTAAACACGTCCctaattgagaaaaaaaaacatagtcaACGTTAATTTCTCCCTTTGGTTTGTAGTGCACTCAACCTTACTGTGTGATCGAAATGGACGAACCTGCCCAGAAGCACCAATCTGCGTCCAAGCAAGGCCAAAATCCGTTCTTTGATGAAACCTTCCTGTTGTAAGTAGATTCTGTCGCGCTTAAATAAACCAGCCCGATGTCAATGTTAGGCTTAGAAATCGTTACTTAGTGCAAGCAAGTGCGGAGTAGTAATGTGGTggtatcgatttatttttcttctttcctcggttttttttttatgtacgaAACGATCGATGTTCCTTCCACTCTCCACCTTCCCGTAGTGATCTGTCGAACCATTCGACCGAACTTCTGTTCGAGGTGTACGATACTGTAGCCGTAGGTAATGATAATTCGAcatccacaaacaaacaggaaAGAACCGCTGGGGATGAGAGTAGCAGCGATCCTCAAGCGGTTCCTTCTCCGACGGTTAACACGGCCACATCGAGCATGCCTTCGACGCCGGTCGTCGATAGTACTAACAACACGTGTGTTCCAAACGAACTGTACAATGGCAGCGATGGTATGCTAGCCACCGTTGCCGAATGTCCAGAAACGGGTGCCGTATCGGAGGACGATACCGTCAATCCGCTAACCGCCAAAGCTACCGTTACTGACTCCTGTGGCGAATCTGCATGTTCTGATACTAACCTATCTAAATCCCGTAATGCATGTGAGTGTAACACGCTGAGtataacataaaaacatacaGTAGCACATTTCTTTTACGACTAATGTGTAGTAAGTAAAGTAGTAcggctttgttttaattattggtGAATTAATATTGATTGAAGCATATcacgcctgaatgtatgcaatgtttGTATAAATTAGTCGATTCTGACTGTTTCCATTGCATTTTTAACCATTTGAATAGTATTTTTATCTAACAACACTTTATGTTTCGTTCGAGTATTTACTGCAATCCCGGAAATATTTTACCACTTTGTATTAAACACCTAGAACAATGCAAGATATTTTTGCATGCCATGATAATAGATTTTAacaccattaaaaaaacagaatgttACCTTACGATACACTATTTAAAAGAAAGGGATCTACATTGTTGCTcatgttcttctttttctatACTCCTGCAAATACACAGCTGGTGGCCAAAAGTTCCTCGGATTGGGTTTGGTAGGGATCGACGAATTGGCCAACGGTCCAGCCACCACACAGATACTCGAGCTGCAGCCCCGTCCATACGAAACGGAAACCATTACCGGTTCCTTAACGGTTGAGGTATGTGTTTGATTAAGGAACCGTTTTTGACCTTACCCAAGAAACCCGTGAACCttagctttgtttttatttattttagtttgTGTTCATCGATTCACCACCGGTTCCTGCAGCACGGCGACAGTACACTCAGCAATCCTTCCACACGAATGGAATGTCCAACTTTGCACGAGGTAAGATATACAATGaaaaatttttatttgttttttttttttgttttcttcggaCCAACACTCTCGTCATAAATCCCAAGCATCAGTATATTTGaagttttcttatttcttaCCCAAAGCACACTGATCATGTCTCATTCTCTCTTCCGTGACTGTTCATTACGACCCATTTGAAacctttttgtttagttttatatACATTGTTCTTGCACCTTGTGTGTCTTATTTGGTTGAGTTGATTAGTTAGCTACTTTTGTTACGTTGAGTTTAGTTTTGCAATTTAGTTTGTTGATGAattcggttttgtttatttaccgTTGCGCCATGTTATGacgtttgctatttttttttcttcttacattattttattttttggatatatttttatacattaggtttttctgtttcttttttttttgttacaaactaAATTCACTGTTGGTGCACATGTTTGTaattttgggtttgttttttcacttAGTACAGGATAAATGTAGGCTTAATGTCAAAAAGCAGAGGGGCAAGAACACATTGCGGCATATGCACGACTCATTTCATTAAACTCCTGCCACATTTCCTGTAATATTGACTATTGGAATTCTTCCTTAGTATCTTCCTTCCCGACGCATATCGCATTTTCACAGATGTAACTCTAttgtaacatttaaaaaattcaaaacaatcgtAGAGCTACTAACCTTTTCTTCCGGGCAGAACTATGTCTAACCTAAtcgacaaaacaaatgaagtaAACAAAGTATATTTTCTCACATAATCCCTGATCCGTCTGttatctatttttcttttttctgtctATTTGTTTCAGAATACTAAATCAAACACAATGCCAAACACAAGACTAAAacttacaaaattttattcaaacacgacacacacacgcacacactttatATATGCGCTTCCGTCTTATTCGTGTAGCAATCTTCGAAGTCGCTGCTCAACCAATAACTAATGCTGCTCTCTTCTGTTTATGTCTCAAAGGTGTAATTTCGTTGATAGCAAACATGTTCgctttgttgtttattatttgaaatACCACCCTTCAGTTGAACTATTTATGTTAGGGTTTGTATGGACGATAAGCttctctgtgtgtttttttttttgttttaagttttgttAAATGCCATCGAGAGCTTATATCGAACCGTGTACAATCCTGAACAGAATTTTCGCTGATAAATTTTGTTGGGTGACCAGTTGCTATGTGTTATGCGATACTGATAACAACATATTCAATTTTCTACGGGGACGATGTTTAATAATCGACAAGCTTTGAGTTCTCGCATTTCTAATTGAAAAACACAATAAGCTCCGAGCAGCCTATCGTCTGTGCAAAGTTTTACCTGCTGTATTTTGATTCGTGGCATTGTTatgtatgaaaaaataaacttctaTCGTTATTGGTGTAATCAGAAAACCTCTGAGTGTAGAAATTTATTTATCTGAAAAAAAGGGATGTACGTGAGTTTTCAGAATGTACAGTACCTACTGTGAGGCTTAACGTGCATGGCACAGTCGATAGTACTGAATGTCACTGCTGCTACTAAGTGTCAGTTGCAACGGGCAGATCATAGCTCACAGCACAGCCGTACCTTTCTACACACTTCCGCTTTGCGCTTTGCGGCCAACCGGTGACAGACAGTTATAGTAACCATACGAGAACCGATCGATGTGTACACTTACGCAAGCTCGCAACGCTTACACGGATCACTCAAAGACCACTTCAAAGCTGCAGTTAATTTTGTATGACATATTCTAAAATATAGGCTTGTTTAAAAACACTTATTTGAGCggaaaaatttaatcattcATTTATTAGCActgtgagagaaagagagagaaagagagatctATGTGAGTAAAGATATTTTTGCCTGCTGCGCTCCGACAAGCATTAATCCACAACTAATCGGTATATGGTTTGCGATATTAATGAACGTTTTAAGACTAATGATGTCATCATGTTTGGAACTCATTAGAGTAGTtttgaaaacgaaagaaaacaccagCACCAGTTTACTAGTATGGATAACTTGTGATGTAGCgattattttccatccatcttgCATGTGCTTCTCCATAAAAGCTTCATAAACTCTGCAAAACGGGTTGATACAGTAGTAGAAAATGAGGGTCCGATattgtttttccccccctcACAAGTCCCCTGAGTGTAGTGGAAATTCTCTCCTACAAGAGTGTTATCGTACTGCGTAGTAATCCTTGGAACTGGACGTTTCCAATTTGCTTGAAAAACTTACCTACATTAATTGTTACAGTGTGTCGTtaagattgttttattttattttttaattcgcGTTTGGTTCGTCTGCATAACTGGATTTATTGCATTGATTTCTCattattgttcttttttcccagATGCCATCACGAGCACGCCCGGTCCGGGAAGCCCGAATGCGGTAAATGGTGGTACGGGTACTACCGGGTCACCGCTGTCTCCGTCTTCACCGTCCAAGCTACTGTCAAACAAAGCACAGACGATGGCAGAACGTAACCAAAGGTTCCAAGCGGCAGAAGCTAATCGAATGGTAAAGATTTTTTGCGTTTGAACGATCAATTTGGAATCGCTTCGagttttttattaaattttagttGAACTTGTAGAGGTTGATTCGGTATCTTTTCCGCTTGCTCAAGATTCGGCAAGGTGAAATTGATTGCTGTACAAAACATGCATAGCTCGCACACTTATGGAGCTTCTAAATTACATGtcagaaaattgaaaatattagCGATTTATCTCAACATAGTTGAGatcaacttgaaaagaatccaGAAATGAACAGATGATATACTCGGTGTACTCGGCGATAAACCACGAACATAAGAAAATGTGATGTGCCAACTAGAGGCACAACTAgttattttctttgctttatat
This region of Anopheles marshallii chromosome 2, idAnoMarsDA_429_01, whole genome shotgun sequence genomic DNA includes:
- the LOC128709379 gene encoding uncharacterized protein LOC128709379 gives rise to the protein MAEDLADQIDDYICVFEGAGDLTMDTFVMLLFALIVVVISLVFATKLIYDKYVLRKGATTSGTADGGTVPIPAGTATGGVSPVAATGVTAATRASEPKEVLTKKDAILSQVRNGGSGGMGGGARTGGGFGGGSIGAASGPTIARKRISRMSPGPELTQKKRPLIPPSNINGTDPQITQWAIHLFRWLYSDLVVVNKLLQDWVSTVNTALLTHVEQHEMIVEIVRVLPESLPPNLSSILCEPTDQSNEVELLFDVDTTPVLQIKAFKSSNQKTEVSHYKATVARLKSRVSVIVNYFALKGEMKLEGYPDIKIHLNSIGPLKTANAQDEKKQIDVITELLIGSIRDVVYPVDFSIYSTCPRIMGEESEEVTSDYGYGGYSDGYRAYQDDAYGTGLSASPRKLLVKVLKAEGLLKCTQPYCVIEMDEPAQKHQSASKQGQNPFFDETFLFDLSNHSTELLFEVYDTVAVGNDNSTSTNKQERTAGDESSSDPQAVPSPTVNTATSSMPSTPVVDSTNNTCVPNELYNGSDGMLATVAECPETGAVSEDDTVNPLTAKATVTDSCGESACSDTNLSKSRNASGGQKFLGLGLVGIDELANGPATTQILELQPRPYETETITGSLTVEFVFIDSPPVPAARRQYTQQSFHTNGMSNFARDAITSTPGPGSPNAVNGGTGTTGSPLSPSSPSKLLSNKAQTMAERNQRFQAAEANRMNNSFLKPSAAGHMNSFNGGKSESTPASPALSSASATSQSMAASLSNSAPVSVNSVPPVKKPRNIFGTLRSKLTPSKKSKSLDVPQYSPTATGGNVRSASSTLSRGSSLDQRSNIFRNLSRKSSISESSAISGLSTGSGRTYVHEESTLLLETTENNVVRHYLVPLEVATKQKNWKRKGTKLHIYNDHTFVAKHIPGGLLCFVCNRSIPRRPGKQGYECRDCAIQCHKPCHVRAPQACPNPKILSMQLLRWPWTQ